A genomic window from Blastococcus saxobsidens DD2 includes:
- a CDS encoding DUF2933 domain-containing protein, with translation MLRSMRCCLNPKVIGGLIAAGVALWLMAPAASTAALPLLIALVCPLSMGVMMWQMNRGGGSCGASSGGRSAAAPSVDVDEELRQAREEVSIARARQQLGDRGNQAPA, from the coding sequence ATGCTCAGGTCGATGCGGTGCTGCCTGAACCCGAAGGTCATCGGGGGTCTGATCGCCGCAGGCGTGGCGCTCTGGCTGATGGCCCCGGCCGCCAGTACCGCGGCACTTCCGCTGCTCATCGCGCTGGTCTGCCCCCTGTCCATGGGCGTGATGATGTGGCAGATGAATCGCGGCGGCGGTAGTTGTGGCGCCTCGAGTGGGGGCCGCTCTGCGGCAGCCCCCTCCGTCGACGTCGACGAGGAGCTGCGGCAGGCGCGCGAGGAGGTCTCGATCGCCCGGGCCCGCCAGCAGCTGGGTGACCGGGGCAATCAGGCGCCCGCCTGA
- a CDS encoding multicopper oxidase family protein gives MADSVRYPFYLLNGHLPTDPETFAARPGQRARIRLISAAGTTTFRVALGGHRLTVTHTDGFPVEPITVDNLHIGAGERYDVLVTLGDGAFPLVAVAEGHGAQALGVVRTASGAAPSAAAAPRELSGRLLRLTDLRAAPTVDQDDLPPDVTHTLHLTGDMFSFAWRINAQSYDHRRPFSGITPAAIREGQRVRLELVNQTPMYHPMHVHGHSFTVRGSGDLFPGATAGDLRDPARNRLPLFAGAVKDTVMVAPGERVIVDFTADNPGQWLTHCHNAYHMGTGMATIISYVATSSS, from the coding sequence ATGGCCGACAGCGTGCGGTACCCGTTCTACCTCCTGAACGGGCACCTGCCCACGGACCCCGAGACGTTCGCCGCCAGGCCGGGTCAACGAGCACGAATCCGGCTGATCAGTGCCGCCGGGACGACCACCTTCCGGGTAGCTCTCGGAGGCCACCGGCTGACCGTCACCCATACCGACGGGTTCCCGGTCGAGCCGATCACGGTCGACAACCTCCACATCGGCGCCGGCGAGCGCTATGACGTGCTCGTCACCCTCGGAGACGGGGCCTTCCCGCTGGTGGCGGTGGCAGAAGGCCATGGGGCCCAGGCGCTCGGAGTGGTCCGCACTGCCAGCGGTGCAGCCCCGTCAGCCGCTGCGGCTCCCCGTGAGCTGAGTGGGCGACTGCTCCGGCTCACCGACCTCCGCGCGGCGCCCACCGTTGACCAGGACGACCTGCCCCCGGACGTGACCCACACCCTCCATCTCACCGGAGACATGTTCAGCTTCGCCTGGCGCATCAATGCCCAGAGCTACGACCACCGGCGCCCCTTCTCCGGCATCACGCCCGCGGCCATCCGGGAGGGCCAGCGGGTCCGACTGGAGCTGGTCAACCAGACTCCGATGTACCACCCGATGCATGTGCACGGCCACAGTTTCACCGTGCGAGGTTCTGGTGACCTCTTCCCGGGAGCAACTGCCGGTGACCTGCGAGATCCGGCGCGGAACCGCCTCCCCTTGTTCGCCGGTGCGGTGAAGGACACGGTGATGGTGGCGCCGGGGGAACGGGTGATCGTCGACTTCACGGCCGACAATCCGGGTCAGTGGCTGACCCACTGCCACAACGCCTACCACATGGGCACCGGCATGGCGACGATCATCTCCTACGTCGCCACGTCCTCGTCCTGA